The following coding sequences are from one Lolium rigidum isolate FL_2022 chromosome 6, APGP_CSIRO_Lrig_0.1, whole genome shotgun sequence window:
- the LOC124668351 gene encoding subtilisin-like protease SBT3.6, producing the protein MGFSSSSRSRAASALLLCLCMLLCRVHGESRKLYIVYLGDVKHGHPDDVVASHDDMLATLLGSKEESSASVVYNYKHGFSGFAAMLTPEQAKQLAEFPEVISVERSKRHRTATTRSWDFLGLNYQMPASGLLHGSNYGEDVIIGVVDTGIWPESRSFNDEGYGPVPSRWKGKCQVGPDWGINNCSRKIIGARFYYPGVSDDLLKVDSLSPRDHVGHGTHCASTAAGSAVEGASFHGLAEGVARGGAPRARIAVYKALWADGSGNTATLLAAIDDAIHDQVDVLSLSLVLLEENSFGALHAVQKGITVVYAGGNDGPRPQTIVNTSPWAITVAASKVDRSFPTEITLGNKQHIVGQSLYYENSSMSSNHFSLLLSVFRCTLAALTNDTEVQGKILLCLPSPKDPFALIPGPVFQNAVQNVLNGRGSGLIFAQYTTDILETTSLCQGIACVVVDLDTGKKIKKYMSTTSSAVAKIEPTCTVIGKEILAPKVASFSSRGPSPDYPDIIKPDIAAPGASILAAKEGSYVTMSGTSMAAPHVSGVVALLKALHPDWSPAVIKSAIITSAHVTDEHGMPILAEGVPRKIADPFDYGGGNINPLGAADPGLVYTKFFQCTIMRRTNVSCNATGLPAYHLNLPSLAVPDLRRPVTVSRTVTNVGEINSVYHVIVQSPIGVKMEVVPPVLVFDAVNKARTFKVKLSPAWKIQGDYTFGSITWRSGRKAVRIPVAARITVQDFYADVA; encoded by the exons ATggggttctcttcttcctcccgcTCGCGTGCTGCTTCGGCGCTACTGCTTTGCCTTTGCATGTTGTTGTGCAGAGTACATGGCGAGTCTCGCAAG CTTTACATAGTTTACCTAGGTGATGTGAAGCACGGACACCCCGACGACGTCGTCGCTTCGCACGATGATATGCTCGCCACTCTCCTCGGAAG CAAGGAAGAATCATCGGCCTCCGTGGTGTATAACTACAAACACGGCTTCTCAGGCTTCGCCGCGATGCTCACCCCAGAGCAAGCCAAGCAACTTGCAG AGTTTCCGGAGGTCATCAGCGTCGAACGGAGCAAACGGCACAGAACGGCCACCACGCGGAGCTGGGACTTTCTTGGTCTCAACTACCAGATGCCGGCCAGTGGACTACTCCACGGAAGCAACTACGGAGAGGATGTAATCATCGGGGTGGTTGACACCG GGATCTGGCCAGAGTCGAGAAGCTTCAACGATGAAGGGTACGGTCCCGTACCATCAAGGTGGAAAGGAAAGTGCCAAGTCGGTCCAGACTGGGGCATCAACAATTGCAGCCGCAAGATTATAGGCGCAAGGTTCTACTACCCAGGAGTTTCAGATGACCTTCTCAAGGTGGACTCACTCTCGCCCCGTGACCACGTTGGACACGGTACGCACTGTGCGTCTACCGCGGCGGGGTCGGCCGTGGAGGGGGCAAGCTTCCATGGCCTTGCCGAGGGAGTTGCACGGGGAGGCGCACCACGCGCTCGCATCGCCGTGTACAAGGCCCTCTGGGCTGATGGCTCTGGGAACACAGCAACTCTGCTCGCCGCCATTGACGATGCGATCCATGACCAAGTGGATGTGCTTTCACTTTCTCTAGTTCTCCTGGAGGAGAACTCGTTCGGCGCTCTGCATGCGGTTCAGAAGGGGATCACCGTTGTGTATGCGGGCGGCAACGACGGTCCAAGGCCGCAGACCATCGTGAACACTTCACCATGGGCCATCACCGTTGCAGCGAGCAAGGTTGATCGGTCGTTCCCCACGGAGATCACGCTGGGGAACAAGCAACACATAGTG GGACAGTCTCTCTATTACGAGAACTCGTCCATGAGCAGCA ATCACTTTTCTCTGCTGCTTTCTGTGTTTAGGTGTACCTTGGCTGCACTTACTAATGACACGGAAGTGCAAGGAAAAATCCTGCTCTGCCTTCCGTCGCCAAAGGATCCATTCGCCCTCATCCCAGGGCCCGTTTTCCAAAACGCGGTCCAAAACGTCCTGAATGGTCGGGGATCTGGTCTAATTTTCGCTCAATATACGACCGACATTTTAGAAACGACATCACTTTGCCAAGGTATTGCTTGCGTTGTCGTGGACCTTGACACCGGGAAGAAGATTAAGAAATACATGAGCACCACCAG CTCTGCCGTAGCAAAGATTGAACCAACGTGCACCGTCATAGGGAAAGAGATACTAGCGCCAAAGGTAGCATCGTTCTCATCCAGAGGCCCATCACCTGATTACCCTGACATCATCAAG CCTGACATAGCTGCACCTGGAGCCAGTATCTTGGCAGCAAAGGAAGGTTCCTATGTGACCATGTCAGGAACATCGATGGCGGCGCCGCACGTCTCAGGCGTCGTCGCGCTGCTGAAAGCCCTGCACCCAGACTGGTCGCCTGCGGTAATAAaatcagccatcatcacctctg CGCATGTCACCGACGAGCACGGCATGCCAATACTGGCGGAGGGAGTTCCTCGCAAGATCGCCGACCCATTCGACTACGGCGGCGGGAACATCAACCCTCTCGGAGCGGCCGATCCAGGACTGGTCTACACCAAATTCTTCCAGTGCACCATCATGAGGAGGACGAACGTGAGCTGCAACGCCACGGGGCTGCCCGCGTATCACCTGAACCTGCCATCACTCGCTGTTCCAGATCTGAGGCGCCCGGTCACCGTGTCGAGAACGGTGACGAATGTTGGAGAGATCAACTCTGTGTACCACGTCATTGTCCAAAGTCCGATCGGTGTGAAGATGGAGGTTGTGCCACCAGTCCTCGTGTTCGATGCAGTAAACAAAGCGCGCACGTTCAAGGTGAAGTTGTCGCCTGCGTGGAAGATACAAGGGGATTACACGTTTGGCAGCATTACTTGGCGCAGTGGTCGAAAGGCCGTTAGGATTCCCGTTGCGGCCCGGATCACGGTTCAGGATTTCTATGCGGATGTTGCATAA